The Actinomycetes bacterium genome has a window encoding:
- a CDS encoding electron transfer flavoprotein subunit alpha/FixB family protein has translation MAEILVLVEHTDGDVKKVTTELLTLARRLGEPSAVFFGPGFDAARDRLAEYGAAKVYVAEGGDYADYVVAPRSELMAKLVADAAPAAVLIASTPEGKEVAARLAVRAGSGIITDAVDVDADLVAQQSAFGGAVVVRSKVTRGVPVITVRPNSTAPEAAAGAAERVDVTVELSDGARSAKVVDRTAAERTGRPELSEASIVVSGGRGVGSAENFAIIEELADALGAAVGASRAATDAGWYPHQFQVGQTGKTVSPQLYIASGISGAIQHRAGMQTSKTIVVVNKDPDAPIFELADYGVVGDLNTVVPQLTTEIRKRKG, from the coding sequence ATGGCTGAAATCCTCGTCCTCGTCGAGCACACCGACGGCGACGTCAAGAAGGTAACGACCGAGCTGCTCACGCTGGCCCGCCGGCTGGGGGAGCCCAGCGCGGTGTTCTTCGGGCCCGGCTTCGACGCGGCCCGTGACCGCCTCGCTGAGTACGGCGCGGCGAAGGTGTACGTGGCCGAGGGCGGCGACTACGCGGACTACGTGGTCGCGCCCAGGTCCGAGCTGATGGCCAAGCTGGTCGCCGACGCCGCGCCCGCGGCGGTGCTCATCGCGAGCACCCCGGAGGGCAAGGAGGTCGCGGCCCGTCTCGCGGTCCGGGCCGGCTCCGGGATCATCACCGACGCCGTCGACGTCGACGCCGACCTGGTCGCCCAGCAGTCGGCCTTCGGCGGCGCGGTCGTCGTGCGGTCGAAGGTGACCCGCGGCGTCCCGGTGATCACGGTCCGGCCGAACAGCACGGCGCCGGAAGCGGCCGCCGGGGCGGCCGAGCGGGTCGACGTGACCGTCGAGCTGTCCGACGGGGCGCGCTCCGCGAAGGTGGTGGACCGCACCGCGGCCGAGCGCACCGGCCGACCGGAGCTGTCCGAGGCCTCGATCGTGGTCTCCGGCGGCCGCGGGGTCGGCAGCGCCGAGAACTTCGCGATCATCGAGGAGCTCGCCGACGCGCTCGGCGCGGCCGTGGGCGCCTCGCGGGCCGCGACCGACGCCGGTTGGTACCCGCACCAGTTCCAGGTCGGCCAGACCGGCAAGACCGTCTCGCCTCAGCTGTACATCGCCAGCGGCATCTCCGGGGCGATCCAGCACCGGGCCGGCATGCAGACCTCGAAGACGATCGTCGTGGTCAACAAGGACCCCGACGCCCCGATCTTCGAGCTGGCCGACTACGGCGTGGTCGGCGACCTCAACACCGTCGTGCCCCAGCTCACCACGGAGATCCGCAAGCGCAAGGGCTGA